The stretch of DNA ATCGTCGGCCAGATGCATGTCCGTGTAATACGCGTTGTTCGGCACAATAAAGAAGGTCCCGTTTTCGTCTGCATGCGCTTCCAAACGATCGCCTAGCAGCTGCTCGTACGCTTCTTTGACAGGACGGCTGGTCAAGCGGCCGTCACGCACGTGCAGTTCACGTGGCAGCGACATCATGCCGTTGGCGATGCACGGCTTTTCCACACGCATCGCGGGAAAGTCGGTATACCAGCCGAACACGATACGACGCCCGTCGTCGGCAAAGCTTTGCGTGGCATAGTAGCCGGTACCGAAATCACACCAATCACTGTTCTCTACCTGCAAACGTGGACCTTCGGCGGTGTCCTTGAGATCACCAACATACCAACGCACCTGCTGGAAACGACCTTGCTTGTCACGGTAGTGCATCAACGCGCCGATGGCGACTGTCTTGCCGTCGAGCTGGAACAGGTCAGGACATTCGTAGGTACGCGATAGCTGGTGGCCGAAATCGGCGAGCACCGGTCCTTCATACTGCCACGTCACGTTGCGCTTGAGTGGTTTCTTCGCGGAGAAGAGCGCCATGGCAGGCACCGTGTCCATATTGGGCTTGTCGGTGCCGGGCCTGCCTTGCGGACCGCATGTGAACCAGCCGTCTGTACCCTGTACGCTGATGCCAGGCGCCGCGGAGGACACAGCATCAGTATCGAATTCGGAGACCGGCAGATTCGTGGCGGTCACCATGTAAGCGCGTTCCGGATTGATAGCCTCGCCAGACATGCCGGTTTCCACCTTCGGATCACGGAAATCGAAGCCAAAACCATCGTTAACGCGCAACGCGACCGGAGATTCGACACTCACATGCACGCCATCCTCACACAAGCAGGTGGTCTGGTATTCAGTAACAGACGATTCGTCTCCGCGAGTCTCCAGGTGCCGGGTTAGATACAGGCGAATAGCGGCCGCATCATCACCCTTGCAGGGATTGTCACACGCATCCACCGTCACCGCGGATCCGGAGAACGCGCCACCAACGATGCGTTCGTCGATATGCAGCTCCGGCTGCGGTTCGAGGAAGATTGGCAGATGCGTCCAATGCACCAGATCGCGGCTCACCGCATGCCCCCAGTGCATATTGTCCCAGCCAAAACCATACGGATTGAATTGGTAGAACAGATGGTAGCGTCCTTGGAAACGACACAGGCCGTTAGGATCATTCATCCAGCGAGCGAATGGCTCGAAATGCGCCGCAGGGCGAGCGAAGCGATCATAGATCTGCTCCAGCGTCGGCTGCGTATCCCATTCATTGTCGTACGGATTCATGCTGATGAAACGCACGCCTTCATCAAGGAGATTCTCACACTCGGACAAGTAGGCGAACCGTACGGTCAGTCGGTGCGCACTCACCGTAATACGCACGTTCGTCGGCACCGGAATCAAGAAATGGTGACGACGCTCGGCCACCGGCATGGCATGGCTGGCGATTTGATGGCCGTCCCCGTCTGTAATGGTGACGGCAGCGTCATCGCCGCATCTTTCGGCGAACAATTCCAGCAGACGGTAGCCGCCGGTTTCGATGGCAACGGAATAGTTGTCAGGCATAATGATCTCCTCCACAGCGCCACATGATCGGATAGCACGTGGCTACGCATTGAAAAACAGATAATTAGAAAAACAAATACGGAAAGAAACGTCCGTCACGACACGATGGAATCGCGTTCGATGATGCGGCAGCGCAATGCTGTTTTGCTGCCATCACGTTGCCTCTGCACCGCCATGCTACGATCGGACTCAAGATCGGCTACGGCCTTGTCGCCGTCAAGTATGGCGACAAGTTGCCGAACCGCTTCAAAACCCATCTCATAATGGGGTAGTTCCAGCGTAGTCAGTGATGGTTTGATCACATTAGTGATGAACGGCTGGTTATCGATGCTGATCACCGACACGTCAGCGCCGATGCGCACTCCGCGTTCGCGTGCGGCTTCGTAGATGAAAGTGGCGCGCACATCGTTGAAACAAAAGATGCCGTCCGGCTTGATTTCGTCGAACACCCGCGCCGCTTCATCGTCCGCGTTAGTAAATTCCGATACTTCGACAACCAAAGCGTCATCGAATGGAATGCCCGCTTCCGCAAGCGCACGTCGGTAACCAGTCAGACGTTGCTCTTGCGCGACGATGGAGGTTGCGGAACCGTAGTAGACGATGCGTCTGCATCCAGCTTGGATCAGACGGTTGGTGGCGTCATACCCCGCCAGTTCATCATCGGGGTAGACCGAGGGAACTCGCCCCGCTGCATCCTCACTGTCCACCACTACGGTCGGGCTACCTTCCAAGACTTCGGGAATGTCCACTTTGCGGTGGAACATCATGGCGTATAGGAAGCCATCCACGTTGTATCGGAGCAGGGCGGATATTTCTTGGTTCTCAAGTTCGGCGTCATTATTGGTGTTCGTGGTAAGCAGTATGTATCCGAGCTTGCTCGCGGCATCCTGCGCACCTTCGAGTACCTTGCTCGCGTACGGGGTCGTGGCGATCTCATCGGTCACAAATCCCAGAGTATTGGATTTGCTGGTACGTAGGGTGCGCGCCACAGAATTGGGCTTGTACCCCATGCTCTTGGCAGTCGCACGGATTTTCTGCGCAACCGCCTTGCTGACGCGATTGTGATCCTTGTTGTTCATAACCAAAGACACAGTGCATACGGAAACACCCGCTTCCTTAGCTATGTCTTTGATGGATACCAATCGTTTGGACCTGTTCACTCGTTGCCTTACTGACGACTGCACCATTTTATCACCCCCTTTTTTGCGAACATGTCACGATGTCTGGTTTCGGGCGTGGCCCGTGCTCTGTTCCATGCGGTCATGAATGTCCATTCCAGGCAGACGGCCGAATGAATAAATAATCCAGGCTGTGCAGAACATCGGCAGCGACAAGCCGAACACCATGAGAATTCCAGGCCATTGCACCCATACAAGCACGGTAAGAATCAGCAGTCCGACCTGCAGAAGGCTGCACAACGGGCGTGCCACAATCATCGCCAGTGTTGTACGAACAATCCAGACGGGGCTCTCTTCATAGTTCGCGCGCACCACCCAAACCAAGGACGAGAACACTGCCAAAACTACGATGATGAGCAGCAGCACGCCGGAAACCATGATGTCGAAATCGCCGCGAGCATGCCAGTTCATTACGTAGTAGTCGACGATGACCACGGCCCAGAGAATAATCAAAGGCCAACCGAAAAGATTCGCGCGCTTGACTTCGCTTTTCCAGAAGCCGTGGAACGTCTTCCAAACTTCCTTGGCCCGCATTGAACGGTCCTCAGAAAGCACCCACGCACGGAACGTAGCCTGCGCAGCCGCGAACGAGGGGAGAAATCCCAGCACGACGGCTCCCATCAGAGTGTGCGCGAGTATAGCCACGTTGACCACGAAAATCGCGACTAGCAGACGGCAGAACCGCTCGTAGGCCACAGAGAAGCGGGCAAGCATAGCGAATCCTTTCTATCGGCTGGCTTTTAGATTGGTTGTTTCTTGTCGGATTGCGTTTGACTCACCCCTTGACCGCGCCGAGCATCACACCCTTGTTGAAGTACTTCTGCAAGAACGGATAGAGCACAAGCAGAGGCAGAGTAGAGACGATGATGATGCCGAACTTGATCTGATCGGCGGCCTGCTGCTGCGCAGCCGCGTTAACATTGGTTCCAGTACCCTGCGCCACCAACAGCAACTGCTGCAACACCACCTGCAATGGCTGCTTCTTGTCGTCGGTGATGTAGATAAGGCCCGTCATGAAGTCGTTCCAATGGCCGACAAAGTAGTACAGACCAATTACAGCCAGAATCGCGGAGCTTAACGGCAGCACAATCTTGAAGAAGTAGCCAAAATAGCTCAGCCCGTCGATTTGGGCCGCGTCGAAGAGCTCTTCGGGGATAGAGGTTTCGAAGAAGGAGCGGGCCACGATCACGTTGTACACGGAAACCGCGCCAGGCAGGATGAACACCCACATGCTGTTGTTGATGCCGAGGCTCTTGTACAGCAGGTAGTTCGGAATCAGGCCGCCGGCGATGAACATGGTCACGGTGAACAGGAACATGATCACGCGTCGCGGCTTGAACTCGCGACGGGATAGCGCGAAAGCGCAGGGAATGGTCACTGCCATGTTGACCGCGGTGCCGACCACCGAATAGATGATGGTGTTGAGATAGCCCTGCCAGATGCGCTGGTTGGCGAACACCTTAGCATAGCCAGCGAAGGTCACACCCTTGGGTAGCAGCAGCACTTCA from Bifidobacterium catenulatum PV20-2 encodes:
- a CDS encoding glycoside hydrolase family 32 protein; amino-acid sequence: MPDNYSVAIETGGYRLLELFAERCGDDAAVTITDGDGHQIASHAMPVAERRHHFLIPVPTNVRITVSAHRLTVRFAYLSECENLLDEGVRFISMNPYDNEWDTQPTLEQIYDRFARPAAHFEPFARWMNDPNGLCRFQGRYHLFYQFNPYGFGWDNMHWGHAVSRDLVHWTHLPIFLEPQPELHIDERIVGGAFSGSAVTVDACDNPCKGDDAAAIRLYLTRHLETRGDESSVTEYQTTCLCEDGVHVSVESPVALRVNDGFGFDFRDPKVETGMSGEAINPERAYMVTATNLPVSEFDTDAVSSAAPGISVQGTDGWFTCGPQGRPGTDKPNMDTVPAMALFSAKKPLKRNVTWQYEGPVLADFGHQLSRTYECPDLFQLDGKTVAIGALMHYRDKQGRFQQVRWYVGDLKDTAEGPRLQVENSDWCDFGTGYYATQSFADDGRRIVFGWYTDFPAMRVEKPCIANGMMSLPRELHVRDGRLTSRPVKEAYEQLLGDRLEAHADENGTFFIVPNNAYYTDMHLADDDDFTMLIATGTNPANGDSTELQLQRRDGVTRLVTKGTVVDDIDFDSGIADVRRVEIFFDRNVVEVFLNNGEAAGSMLFQGADGDGEFRFVADGKVDCVDVRVLDGIWR
- a CDS encoding LacI family DNA-binding transcriptional regulator; this translates as MVQSSVRQRVNRSKRLVSIKDIAKEAGVSVCTVSLVMNNKDHNRVSKAVAQKIRATAKSMGYKPNSVARTLRTSKSNTLGFVTDEIATTPYASKVLEGAQDAASKLGYILLTTNTNNDAELENQEISALLRYNVDGFLYAMMFHRKVDIPEVLEGSPTVVVDSEDAAGRVPSVYPDDELAGYDATNRLIQAGCRRIVYYGSATSIVAQEQRLTGYRRALAEAGIPFDDALVVEVSEFTNADDEAARVFDEIKPDGIFCFNDVRATFIYEAARERGVRIGADVSVISIDNQPFITNVIKPSLTTLELPHYEMGFEAVRQLVAILDGDKAVADLESDRSMAVQRQRDGSKTALRCRIIERDSIVS
- a CDS encoding YesL family protein is translated as MLARFSVAYERFCRLLVAIFVVNVAILAHTLMGAVVLGFLPSFAAAQATFRAWVLSEDRSMRAKEVWKTFHGFWKSEVKRANLFGWPLIILWAVVIVDYYVMNWHARGDFDIMVSGVLLLIIVVLAVFSSLVWVVRANYEESPVWIVRTTLAMIVARPLCSLLQVGLLILTVLVWVQWPGILMVFGLSLPMFCTAWIIYSFGRLPGMDIHDRMEQSTGHARNQTS
- a CDS encoding carbohydrate ABC transporter permease, whose amino-acid sequence is MSATIEAVTQNKNDIPWNKHVRQKQKPGDLAVSGVINVLLLLTIVAVLYPLWFVVIASFSNPNAVAGGEVLLLPKGVTFAGYAKVFANQRIWQGYLNTIIYSVVGTAVNMAVTIPCAFALSRREFKPRRVIMFLFTVTMFIAGGLIPNYLLYKSLGINNSMWVFILPGAVSVYNVIVARSFFETSIPEELFDAAQIDGLSYFGYFFKIVLPLSSAILAVIGLYYFVGHWNDFMTGLIYITDDKKQPLQVVLQQLLLVAQGTGTNVNAAAQQQAADQIKFGIIIVSTLPLLVLYPFLQKYFNKGVMLGAVKG